A single Asterias rubens chromosome 13, eAstRub1.3, whole genome shotgun sequence DNA region contains:
- the LOC117298297 gene encoding uncharacterized protein LOC117298297 yields MASPSGGNLYREVIEDGQVRVDNSQSSFGSLSQVDDAVRDLLLHPNEIGRCRENPLTHKGKRIQLAKMLLLIIIPIISLAVLAGIDLHGIAFNNRLNVEVRNVIRFSRDIGVLLSCLQRERDMVALFVSAISPEQDSFVTATYPQTDEALDELRDWPVKTYIVEELPFFRQKEDFKGYLSQHRHNLHRSNTTAYQEIDFYTDVLQIFIDWLYDSVGNSNGHGLWQTLVSYQLLIVSNVDIGIARTLGSIFFARGGFSSFNDYVWYLGKNDVGTWNFEASKKYSPLINSLYEEFQTTMDANFTSTIDDLRQEILDNAVDGLEPNFEAATRYFDSMTVYINILESMQKKMANQILQRLESDLDNDTSSIAVSICLVVIVIVTCPLILRAFWSLTTDIQNYALNLASQTKALNKQRKKSNWLLYSLLPKTVAAELMLKRSVKPSFYEYVTLLFCDLVGFGRICTQSTPNEVVEMVNGLYIVFDSCIENYDVYNAETLGGTFMLASGIPNRNGDKHVAEIASVSLDIVHHISLLEVPHKPQSGFRVRIGFHTGPVVAGVVGLDIPRYCIFGKTVTMASRMQSTGLSSRIQVSDASYMALLELGGFYLMKRKDTVSHSSFPQTYWLVSRDDFKTKQLTPEFRGGYHELKYMYEHMYAQSYTGRIQYRQGRLDKRNKPWLTEY; encoded by the exons GTTGATGATGCTGTTCGAGACCTACTCCTCCATCCGAATGAAATCGGCCGGTGCCGTGAGAACCCATTGACACATAAAGGGAAGCGGATCCAACTTGCTAAGATGCTTCTCCTTATCATCATCCCTATCATCTCACTAGCCGTACTGGCTGGTATTGATCTCCATGGTATCGCCTTCAATAACCGTCTTAATGTAGAG GTTCGCAATGTCATCAGATTCAGTCGAGATATTGGGGTTCTTCTCAGCTGTCTCCAGCGTGAACGAGACATGGTTGCCCTGTTCGTCAGTGCAATCAGCCCCGAGCAGGACTCCTTTGTAACCGCCACCTACCCGCAGACTGACGAGGCCCTAGATGAGCTGAGAGACTGGCCAGTCAAGACGTACATCGTGGAGGAGTTACCCTTCTTCCGACAGAAGGAAGACTTCAAGGGTTACCTCTCGCAGCACCGACACAATCTCCACCGCTCCAACACTACGGCCTACCAGGAAATCGACTTCTATACGGATGTATTGCAAATCTTCATCGACTGGCTTTACGACAGCGTGGGTAATTCCAATGGGCATGGATTGTGGCAGACCCTGGTATCCTATCAGCTCCTTATAGTTAGTAACGTCGACATTGGTATCGCCCGTACTCTAGGCTCAATCTTCTTTGCCCGTGGTGGCTTCAGTAGCTTCAATGATTATGTCTGGTACCTTGGCAAGAACGACGTGGGAACGTGGAACTTCGAGGCATCGAAGAAGTACTCTCCACTCATCAATAGTCTTTACGAAGAGTTCCAGACAACCATGGATGCTAACTTCACCAGCACCATTGATGACCTGAGGCAGGAGATTCTCGACAATGCTGTCGATGGTTTAGAACCCAACTTTGAGGCAGCTACCCGATATTTTGACAGCATGACCGTATACATCAACATCCTGGAGAGCATGCAGAAGAAAATGGCGAACCAAATCCTGCAACGGTTAGAGAGCGACCTGGACAACGACACCAGTTCCATCGCTGTCAGTATCTGCCTGGTTGTCATCGTCATTGTCACCTGTCCTCTAATTCTTAGAGCCTTCTGGTCTCTCACTACTGACATCCAGAACTACGCCCTCAACCTAGCCAGCCAGACCAAAGCACTCAACAAGCAACGTAAGAAGTCTAATTGGTTGTTGTATTCCCTGTTACCGAAGACGGTGGCAGCAGAGTTGATGTTGAAGCGATCCGTTAAACCCTCCTTCTATGAGTATGTCACTCTGTTGTTCTGTGATCTGGTAGGGTTTGGGCGCATCTGCACACAGAGTACTCCAAATGAA GTGGTGGAGATGGTCAATGGACTTTATATTGTCTTTGATTCCTGCATTGAGAATTATGACGTCTACAATGCTGAGACCCTCGGTGGTACCTTCATGCTGGCCTCAG GTATTCCGAATCGTAATGGCGATAAACACGTAGCTGAGATCGCTTCAGTCTCTCTTGATATTGTTCATCACATCAGTCTTCTAGAGGTGCCTCATAAACCACAATCTGGCTTCCGGGTTCGGATTGGTTTCCATACAG GTCCAGTCGTTGCGGGCGTTGTTGGTTTGGACATTCCACGTTATTGTATCTTCGGTaaaactgttaccatggcatcCCGCATGCAATCCACCGGACTCT CCAGCCGTATTCAAGTCAGTGATGCATCATACATGGCTCTACTGGAGTTAGGAGGGTTCTATCTGATGAAACGGAAGGACACTGTAAGCCAT AGTTCATTTCCCCAGACTTACTGGCTGGTAAGCAGAGATGATTTCAAGACTAAGCAACTTACTCCTGAGTTCAGAGGTGGTTACCATgaattgaagtacatgtatgaacacaTGTACGCCCAGTCCTATACGGGGAGGATCCAGTACAGACAGGGTCGACTAGACAAGCGCAACAAACCATGGCTCACGGAATATTAG